From the Leptospira biflexa serovar Patoc strain 'Patoc 1 (Paris)' genome, one window contains:
- a CDS encoding multicopper oxidase domain-containing protein — translation MDRKSFLTTIGFGVMGFVGSIFGSIGFNTKKSNDICGPTDPSSNSANFGIVTSPTVSDNYQNSIGAGGSLRGTNTYGSMAHPPFFIKEEYTERFYFPPNYSNTKNRVKDFSLNLFPLSVNIAHNVNYQAWTFDGVVPGPILRANLGDKLRIHVKNSSPDPHSLHFHGTHDPMEDGWEPIPAFGERTYEIEAGPVGLHPYHCHVPPLMVHTAKGLYGALLVDPPIKRKPAHEFVLTFSGWETKGQGKNDFYTWNGIAGIYDRYPMKVPVGERVRFYIQNMMEREPVMTFHLHAQTFDIIRSLGTTIPDGHSDVVTIGQTERVVIEFVLKKKGRYMFHPHQTHMAENGGMGWIVAV, via the coding sequence ATGGATCGGAAAAGTTTTTTAACAACAATTGGATTTGGTGTGATGGGTTTTGTGGGATCAATCTTTGGTTCCATAGGATTCAATACAAAAAAATCCAATGACATTTGTGGACCAACTGATCCATCGTCTAATTCCGCAAACTTTGGGATTGTAACAAGTCCCACAGTGAGTGACAACTACCAAAATTCAATTGGAGCAGGTGGAAGTTTAAGAGGTACAAATACATATGGAAGTATGGCGCATCCACCATTTTTTATTAAAGAAGAATATACGGAAAGATTCTATTTTCCACCTAATTATAGTAATACTAAGAATAGAGTAAAAGATTTTAGTTTAAATCTGTTTCCGTTGAGTGTGAACATTGCACACAATGTCAATTACCAAGCTTGGACATTTGATGGAGTCGTACCGGGTCCAATATTGCGAGCAAATTTGGGTGATAAACTTAGAATCCATGTAAAAAATTCAAGTCCCGATCCACATTCTTTACATTTTCATGGAACTCATGATCCAATGGAAGATGGATGGGAGCCAATCCCTGCGTTTGGAGAACGTACATATGAAATTGAAGCAGGTCCAGTCGGTTTACATCCTTATCATTGTCATGTTCCACCACTTATGGTTCACACCGCCAAAGGATTGTATGGTGCACTTTTAGTTGATCCTCCTATCAAGCGAAAACCAGCTCATGAATTTGTTCTAACCTTTTCGGGTTGGGAAACAAAAGGCCAAGGGAAAAACGATTTTTATACTTGGAATGGAATTGCAGGAATATATGATCGATATCCAATGAAAGTGCCTGTTGGAGAGCGAGTTCGGTTTTATATCCAAAACATGATGGAAAGGGAACCTGTGATGACATTCCATCTACATGCACAAACCTTTGATATCATCCGTAGTTTAGGAACCACTATCCCAGACGGGCATTCAGATGTGGTAACGATTGGTCAAACGGAACGAGTGGTCATTGAGTTTGTATTAAAGAAGAAAGGGAGATATATGTTTCATCCCCATCAAACTCATATGGCAGAAAATGGAGGAATGGGTTGGATCGTAGCCGTTTAA
- a CDS encoding PLDc N-terminal domain-containing protein: protein METNFANPSFWTYFIGSYAYYLPFVLTMVWAPLALFGLSKDKDMSTTKQVIWSLVILVIPVVGPAVYLLIIDKEYEKKFKQIAVGGGLTAFLVVWILSLISHI from the coding sequence ATGGAAACAAATTTTGCAAATCCAAGTTTTTGGACCTACTTTATCGGATCTTATGCTTACTACTTACCATTCGTTTTAACGATGGTTTGGGCTCCATTGGCATTGTTTGGACTATCAAAGGATAAGGATATGTCTACCACCAAACAAGTGATCTGGTCACTTGTAATTTTGGTGATCCCAGTTGTAGGTCCTGCAGTTTACCTATTAATCATTGATAAGGAATATGAGAAAAAATTCAAACAAATAGCAGTGGGTGGTGGACTTACCGCGTTTTTAGTTGTTTGGATTCTTAGTTTAATTTCACATATTTAA
- a CDS encoding right-handed parallel beta-helix repeat-containing protein yields the protein MENTKKIFLGIFLAMFLTFGLNFCNSEDPANSAFVHVTMMDNAFHPPVIRTYKGGKIRFVNEGNNPHNAISINKDWSTETTYGNLAMFRGAHTDVFFPEEGVFPYFCSFHASPDGKIGMTGVAVIGDASYNPQANTAKSKISKKWTGITRKVPSQYKTIQNAVDAASPGDLVLVAKGIYKEEVTVTTPSITIRGEDRNLTIIDGEFLRGNGIMVVGADGVAVENITTRNATLNGVYWTGVKGYRGSYITAYNNGDYGVYAFDSVDGLIEHSYASGSPDSGFYIGQCNPCNAIIHDVISENNALGYSGTNSSGNIYLLSSIWRKNQLGIGPNTLDRELLPPQKQMVVKKNIVYDNNNTNAPSKKLEYPSIGNGIALLGALENIVEDNLVFNHNNYGILVTMNIDENIWISNNNIVRNNKVYHSGRGDIALSGPVNVGNCFEGNSYGVSSPPFLESLQSCSGIRYPHIGDMSSSIGLLALFVQANLKEFVLGSYKNQPIPSSQLNMPTEAQSKIIPAHDVFDSYKGLIESAELPKLDKKDFETETNKMYTSGWRVHFPGTLKTWYFHIMGFLLPFAIFAAWTGLAILDRFSVKGSKVDLYFWMILLLPFIGSLVYLFSKESKVSPVVRNTVVFGGILLFLTILAYAGYAMTAVTEPSIT from the coding sequence ATGGAAAATACCAAAAAGATATTTTTAGGGATCTTTCTGGCAATGTTCTTAACCTTTGGTTTGAATTTTTGCAACTCAGAAGACCCTGCTAACTCGGCATTTGTGCATGTCACAATGATGGACAATGCTTTTCATCCACCAGTGATCCGTACCTACAAAGGTGGGAAAATTCGTTTTGTGAATGAGGGAAATAACCCACACAATGCAATTTCCATTAACAAGGACTGGTCAACTGAAACTACATATGGCAACTTAGCGATGTTTCGTGGGGCACATACGGATGTGTTTTTTCCAGAGGAAGGTGTGTTCCCTTATTTTTGTTCCTTTCATGCTTCTCCGGATGGAAAGATAGGTATGACAGGTGTTGCTGTCATTGGAGACGCGTCTTACAACCCTCAGGCGAACACCGCAAAATCAAAAATCTCTAAAAAATGGACTGGGATCACAAGAAAGGTTCCATCTCAATACAAAACCATTCAAAATGCAGTGGATGCCGCATCCCCTGGTGATTTGGTATTAGTTGCAAAAGGGATTTATAAAGAAGAAGTGACTGTCACAACACCTTCTATTACCATTCGAGGTGAAGATCGTAATCTAACCATCATCGATGGAGAATTCCTAAGAGGGAATGGTATTATGGTTGTTGGAGCCGATGGAGTAGCAGTTGAAAACATCACAACAAGAAATGCGACACTTAATGGAGTCTATTGGACTGGTGTGAAAGGTTATCGCGGATCTTATATTACAGCATACAATAATGGTGATTATGGTGTATATGCTTTTGATTCTGTTGATGGACTAATTGAACATTCTTATGCATCCGGTTCGCCTGATTCAGGTTTTTATATAGGTCAGTGTAATCCATGTAATGCGATAATTCATGATGTGATTTCGGAAAATAATGCCTTGGGATATTCTGGAACCAATTCAAGCGGGAATATCTACTTGTTGTCATCCATTTGGAGAAAAAACCAATTAGGAATTGGCCCCAATACATTAGATAGAGAATTGTTACCGCCACAGAAACAGATGGTTGTGAAAAAAAATATTGTTTATGATAACAATAATACAAACGCACCTTCTAAAAAATTGGAATATCCTTCCATCGGAAATGGAATCGCCTTACTTGGTGCATTGGAAAATATTGTAGAAGACAACTTAGTTTTTAATCACAATAATTACGGTATCCTTGTGACGATGAATATCGATGAGAACATTTGGATTTCCAATAATAATATTGTTCGTAACAACAAAGTGTATCATTCTGGTAGAGGGGACATTGCTCTCAGTGGACCTGTAAATGTAGGGAATTGTTTTGAAGGTAATTCTTATGGAGTATCGAGCCCTCCTTTTCTCGAATCCTTACAATCTTGTTCCGGTATTCGATATCCTCATATAGGTGATATGTCTTCTAGTATCGGTCTCCTTGCATTGTTTGTTCAGGCAAATTTAAAAGAATTTGTTTTGGGTTCATACAAAAACCAACCAATTCCAAGTTCGCAATTGAATATGCCAACGGAAGCTCAATCGAAAATTATACCAGCACATGACGTATTCGATTCGTACAAAGGACTCATTGAATCCGCTGAACTTCCTAAACTTGACAAAAAAGATTTTGAAACAGAAACAAACAAGATGTACACTTCTGGTTGGAGAGTTCATTTCCCTGGTACGTTAAAAACTTGGTACTTCCATATCATGGGATTCCTCCTGCCATTTGCCATCTTTGCCGCATGGACAGGACTTGCCATCTTGGATCGATTTTCGGTGAAAGGATCAAAAGTTGATTTATACTTTTGGATGATTTTGCTTCTACCATTTATTGGTTCTTTGGTCTATTTATTCTCAAAGGAATCGAAAGTATCACCAGTGGTTAGAAATACCGTCGTATTTGGTGGTATTTTACTATTTTTAACAATTCTGGCTTATGCCGGTTATGCGATGACTGCGGTTACAGAACCGTCAATTACTTAA
- a CDS encoding efflux RND transporter periplasmic adaptor subunit has product MKTKVYIFTFVFFLSAVLYYLIGFKKSKEEYKIESTTVTRGDLLLTVRATGTAIPKNRLEIKPPIAGRVEFILVAEGNLVGKGKILAWISSTERAALLDAARAKGTEELKKWEDFYKPTPVISPLRGLVIVSNISPGQTVTQQDILFVLSDTLMVQAKVDETDLSKIKIGQNANILVDSFSNESIRAKVKHIGYEAVIENNVTMYNVDLELNLIPSYLRSGMSITVDFIISEEKDVLLVSNDFIKRKNGKGIVLIKNKETLEETNVEIGDSDDQNTAVISGLVEGDFVYRKKKIQENKKNTSGGPFSSPKLPKR; this is encoded by the coding sequence ATGAAGACTAAAGTTTATATTTTTACTTTTGTATTTTTTCTTTCAGCAGTTTTGTATTACCTCATAGGTTTCAAGAAATCAAAAGAAGAATATAAAATTGAATCAACTACAGTGACTCGTGGTGATTTGCTTTTGACTGTCCGTGCAACAGGAACGGCGATACCAAAAAATCGATTGGAAATCAAACCACCAATTGCTGGTAGAGTGGAATTCATTTTAGTTGCAGAAGGAAATTTAGTGGGGAAGGGTAAGATCTTGGCTTGGATCAGTTCCACGGAACGAGCAGCACTTCTTGATGCCGCTAGGGCGAAAGGTACCGAAGAATTAAAAAAATGGGAAGATTTTTATAAACCAACTCCAGTCATTTCACCTCTGCGTGGTTTGGTGATAGTTTCCAACATCAGTCCAGGTCAAACGGTAACACAACAAGATATTTTATTTGTTTTGTCTGATACATTAATGGTGCAAGCGAAGGTAGACGAAACAGATCTTTCAAAAATTAAAATTGGCCAGAATGCAAATATTTTAGTGGATTCATTTTCAAATGAGTCCATACGTGCAAAAGTGAAACATATTGGTTACGAAGCCGTGATTGAAAATAATGTCACGATGTACAATGTTGATTTAGAATTAAATTTGATACCTAGTTATCTGCGAAGTGGAATGTCAATCACAGTGGACTTTATCATTTCCGAAGAAAAGGATGTTTTGTTAGTATCTAATGACTTTATCAAAAGAAAAAATGGGAAGGGCATTGTCCTCATCAAAAACAAAGAAACGTTAGAGGAGACAAATGTGGAAATCGGTGACTCTGATGACCAAAACACTGCTGTAATCTCCGGACTCGTTGAAGGTGATTTTGTATACCGAAAGAAAAAAATCCAAGAGAATAAAAAAAATACAAGTGGTGGACCATTCTCTTCTCCAAAACTTCCAAAGAGATAG
- a CDS encoding SCO family protein, whose translation MDRSRLIKISFLYLIFQIFCLFGCQSKSEINQEVWSRLGFVLPNGESLDPKFWKEKKSVLYFGFSHCPDMCPLALTNFGRASLILGEKAKDYRFVFITLDPERDSPSTLDKYVQNFPSKNLTALSPNVESLEALTSMFGIVREKVGEGKSYRIDHSNFIYVLDEKLNTIKTFPGGVSANALATELRKLSAP comes from the coding sequence TTGGATCGTAGCCGTTTAATCAAAATTAGTTTCCTATATTTAATTTTTCAAATCTTTTGTTTATTTGGGTGTCAATCCAAATCAGAGATAAACCAAGAAGTTTGGAGCAGGTTAGGATTTGTTCTCCCCAATGGCGAGAGTTTAGATCCAAAATTTTGGAAAGAGAAAAAATCGGTATTGTACTTTGGATTTTCCCATTGTCCAGATATGTGTCCACTTGCCTTAACGAATTTTGGAAGGGCATCATTGATTTTAGGAGAAAAAGCGAAAGACTATCGATTTGTTTTTATTACGTTAGATCCCGAAAGAGATTCACCTTCAACTTTAGATAAATACGTACAAAACTTTCCAAGTAAAAATTTGACTGCTCTTTCACCCAATGTAGAAAGTTTGGAAGCACTCACTAGTATGTTTGGAATTGTCAGAGAAAAAGTAGGAGAAGGGAAATCTTACCGAATTGATCATTCAAATTTTATTTATGTTTTGGATGAAAAACTAAATACAATCAAAACATTTCCAGGTGGAGTTTCTGCCAATGCACTGGCTACTGAACTTAGGAAGTTATCTGCACCTTAG
- a CDS encoding TetR/AcrR family transcriptional regulator yields the protein MNHTLNPRKVPQQKRSKERYQKIVDTAIMLLGEVGYDDLTTDLIAEKSGISVGSIYQFFPNKESIIYSHAEACYLIMHDLFFEKVSKALKKTKKFTPEFVDFTLIAYEQTLSEVKGYRLINSILYTNEALLHLDIESNERFAKSLADKVILTMFPKVNQKRAFYIALMIVESVDSVTKIIHRTSKISEKKQVLAELRTLLLVYFSSFQ from the coding sequence ATGAATCACACACTCAATCCTAGGAAAGTACCACAACAAAAACGTTCGAAAGAACGATATCAAAAAATTGTTGATACAGCAATTATGTTGTTAGGTGAAGTTGGTTATGACGATTTAACGACTGATTTAATCGCGGAAAAAAGTGGAATTTCCGTAGGTTCGATTTATCAATTTTTTCCTAATAAAGAATCCATTATCTATTCGCATGCGGAAGCTTGTTATCTAATTATGCATGACCTTTTTTTTGAAAAGGTATCTAAAGCTTTAAAAAAGACAAAAAAATTCACACCTGAATTTGTAGATTTTACATTAATCGCCTATGAACAGACATTGAGTGAAGTGAAAGGATATCGATTGATCAATTCAATCTTGTATACGAACGAGGCATTGTTACATTTAGATATCGAAAGTAACGAACGTTTTGCGAAATCCTTAGCGGATAAAGTAATTTTGACAATGTTCCCAAAAGTGAATCAGAAACGTGCCTTTTATATTGCACTGATGATAGTCGAATCGGTCGATTCGGTCACGAAGATCATCCACAGAACTTCAAAAATCTCGGAAAAAAAGCAGGTTTTGGCGGAACTTCGAACCTTACTTTTGGTATATTTTTCCAGTTTTCAATGA
- a CDS encoding TolC family protein, which produces MISSISCLVLSLTLFAETKKPIQLKDLWQKAVQSNPEYLSVKADYDKAFYENEKSYAGYLPTVNVLASARQSSANFSGSGTVNDPLISGASNGNQTQNQQTNAGDSSPTAVNRYSVGLSTNQNLFSGFRDKSGIEKTEALLQAAKQTLNDSRLKICFELKSAYTQALYAKELHQLSLKIKERRIKNRDLVKLRYEVGREHKGSFLLSESFVKQSEYEVSFAERLFQTNWKEIERVIASPIEVTLDSTLLYEPILEKKFSEKEKSNLLDLHPSIMAEQSKVRAAQANIGVAEAGFYPDLNLSATITRQDDVWLPKPRNYSFGINLSYPLFNGGRDYYNVKIAKTEYEKSIHTRDSKKNMLSFSLEQSYLNFKNVSEQLLVLTEFYKASEIRATIARSQYSNGLISFENWDLIENDLINREKNLLIGKRDLGLAEATYLRNLGKCFDED; this is translated from the coding sequence TTGATCTCTAGTATCAGTTGTTTGGTTCTGAGTCTTACACTCTTTGCGGAAACTAAAAAACCGATCCAGCTAAAAGATTTATGGCAAAAAGCTGTTCAGTCGAATCCTGAATATTTATCCGTTAAAGCAGACTACGACAAGGCATTTTATGAAAATGAAAAAAGTTATGCAGGGTATTTACCAACTGTCAATGTCCTTGCTTCTGCAAGACAGTCCTCTGCCAACTTTAGTGGATCTGGTACTGTAAACGATCCATTGATTAGCGGTGCATCAAATGGAAATCAAACACAAAACCAACAAACAAACGCGGGTGATTCTTCTCCAACTGCAGTGAATCGATATTCGGTTGGTCTCAGTACGAATCAAAATTTATTTTCTGGATTTCGAGACAAAAGTGGAATCGAAAAAACAGAAGCCCTTCTCCAAGCAGCCAAACAAACATTAAATGATTCTCGTCTAAAAATCTGCTTTGAATTAAAATCGGCGTATACGCAAGCCTTGTATGCCAAAGAACTCCATCAACTTTCCTTAAAAATCAAAGAGAGAAGAATCAAAAATCGTGATTTGGTCAAACTACGTTATGAAGTCGGCCGTGAACATAAAGGTAGTTTTTTATTGAGTGAATCTTTTGTAAAACAATCGGAATATGAAGTATCGTTTGCCGAACGACTCTTCCAAACTAATTGGAAGGAAATTGAAAGAGTGATCGCTTCACCGATTGAGGTCACTTTGGATTCAACTTTGTTGTATGAACCAATTTTAGAAAAAAAATTCTCTGAAAAAGAAAAGTCAAATTTATTAGATCTACATCCTTCGATAATGGCTGAACAGTCCAAAGTGAGAGCCGCACAAGCAAATATTGGCGTGGCGGAGGCTGGTTTTTATCCAGATCTCAATCTGAGTGCGACGATCACAAGGCAAGATGATGTTTGGTTGCCGAAACCGAGAAACTATAGTTTTGGAATCAATTTGAGTTATCCATTGTTTAATGGTGGCAGAGATTATTACAATGTAAAGATTGCAAAAACAGAGTATGAAAAATCGATCCATACTCGAGATTCAAAAAAAAATATGCTCTCTTTTTCTTTGGAACAATCCTATCTTAATTTTAAAAATGTTTCCGAACAACTTTTGGTATTAACTGAATTTTATAAGGCATCTGAGATCAGAGCAACAATTGCTCGGTCACAATATTCGAATGGTCTGATTAGTTTTGAAAATTGGGATCTTATCGAAAACGATTTGATCAATCGGGAGAAAAATTTGCTAATTGGGAAAAGGGATCTTGGTTTAGCGGAAGCAACATACCTTCGCAATTTAGGAAAGTGTTTTGATGAAGACTAA
- a CDS encoding TPM domain-containing protein, with protein MFPIFLISKDVPKLKARVMDETWTLNADFVSALEKQLKDHERKTSNQIAVYIIPSLEGETLEEYSIKVAETWKLGQKGKDNGVLLLVAIEDRKLRIEVGYGLEGVLTDVLCRHIIENEIKPSFKKGEYDVGIQNGVKTIMNAIEGEYQIPEPKDYSHLGPLSFLGELSHGSEEIPIGLRIFLSFFIVFVLGIFTYFAANAPYVGWFIYFFLFPFWSLFPTAIHGANIGATVFLIYAIGIGIYKLYHLLTPHGRKRMRNSSFASTSGSSRSSGWSSGGSSGGFRGGGGSFGGGGSSGSW; from the coding sequence TTGTTTCCTATTTTTCTCATTTCTAAAGATGTTCCCAAATTAAAAGCAAGAGTGATGGATGAGACGTGGACTCTTAATGCTGATTTTGTTTCTGCTTTAGAAAAACAACTGAAAGATCATGAGAGAAAAACATCGAACCAAATTGCAGTATATATCATCCCTTCATTGGAAGGTGAGACTTTGGAGGAATACTCCATAAAGGTCGCCGAAACTTGGAAATTAGGCCAAAAAGGAAAAGACAATGGTGTACTACTTCTTGTCGCAATAGAAGACAGAAAACTTAGAATTGAAGTTGGATATGGATTGGAGGGAGTGTTAACAGATGTTCTGTGTCGCCATATCATCGAGAATGAGATCAAACCTTCTTTCAAAAAAGGTGAGTATGATGTGGGGATCCAAAATGGCGTCAAAACAATCATGAATGCCATCGAAGGTGAGTACCAGATACCAGAACCAAAGGATTATTCTCATCTCGGCCCACTTTCATTTTTAGGTGAACTTTCTCATGGAAGCGAAGAAATTCCCATCGGATTACGAATTTTTTTATCATTTTTTATTGTTTTTGTTTTGGGGATATTTACATATTTTGCAGCAAACGCTCCTTATGTTGGTTGGTTTATTTATTTCTTTTTGTTTCCTTTTTGGAGTTTATTTCCTACAGCCATCCACGGTGCCAATATTGGAGCGACCGTTTTTTTGATTTATGCGATTGGAATTGGTATCTACAAACTTTATCATCTTTTAACTCCTCATGGTAGGAAAAGAATGCGTAACAGTAGTTTTGCGAGTACTTCCGGAAGTAGTCGGAGTAGTGGTTGGTCAAGTGGCGGAAGTTCTGGTGGATTTCGCGGAGGTGGAGGTAGTTTCGGTGGCGGTGGGAGTTCAGGGAGTTGGTAG
- a CDS encoding MacB family efflux pump subunit: MLAIEIKKLNKFYQIGNSKFSVLNEINLEIKQGEFVAIMGPSGSGKSTLLQVLGLLDHSDSGTYRLFGRNLENEPPNVLSDIRGSMIGFVFQQFHLLAKSNALQNVCLPALYTDITNPNQVAENQLTKVGLHDRILHTPNELSGGQQQRVAIARALLNDPPIIFADEPTGNLDSKSKIEIMLELQRLHIEGKTIVMVTHEPEMAEYCDRIIHVIDGKITSEERKKKTMDNPYPFQNFFRRKSGWNLVKGIFKQSLFSLASNQLRTFLSALGILFGVVCVISVMALGEGAKKSVEEQFSSLGANLVIVRTGGMRSGGVSLEAGTVNRLDIDDVSAVSKKFPEVKQISAVVNGRAQLVFGNRNWNSFVTGASPNYESLRNLDPIEGRFFTEEEENKRALVCLVGNTVVRELYEGKNPVGTYLKINRVSFRVIGQLPEKGSTGYRDQDDVVLVPLNTAMRRLLNKDAVDNLEMELDPNESSESFTKAMKQFLHERHGTNESMGNIYQVMSMADIQSAVSETNQTMSTLLVALAAVSLLVGGIGIMNIMLVSVKERTKEIGLRKALGARESDIRIQFLMESTLTSLTGGIVGLVFGILTVLFLQEYFGWTIVLSFPSIGFAFLFSISIGILFGWWPSEYAAKLSPIVALRSE; this comes from the coding sequence TTGTTAGCCATTGAAATAAAAAAGCTAAACAAATTTTATCAAATCGGGAATTCAAAATTTTCTGTTTTGAATGAAATAAATTTAGAAATTAAACAAGGCGAATTCGTAGCTATTATGGGTCCATCTGGATCTGGAAAATCAACGTTATTACAAGTTTTAGGTCTTTTGGATCATTCTGATAGCGGAACGTATCGTTTGTTCGGAAGAAATTTGGAAAATGAACCACCCAATGTTTTATCCGATATCCGTGGGAGTATGATCGGTTTTGTTTTCCAACAGTTTCATCTTTTGGCCAAATCAAATGCATTACAAAATGTTTGTTTACCTGCTTTATATACTGATATAACCAATCCAAATCAAGTTGCGGAAAACCAACTAACAAAAGTTGGATTGCATGATAGAATCTTACATACACCAAATGAACTTTCTGGTGGACAACAGCAAAGAGTTGCAATCGCAAGAGCACTGTTAAATGATCCACCTATCATTTTTGCTGACGAACCAACCGGTAATTTAGATTCCAAAAGTAAAATTGAAATTATGTTGGAATTACAAAGACTTCATATTGAAGGAAAAACAATCGTGATGGTCACTCATGAACCAGAGATGGCAGAATATTGTGATCGCATCATCCATGTGATTGATGGAAAAATCACAAGTGAAGAACGGAAGAAAAAAACAATGGACAATCCATATCCTTTTCAGAATTTTTTTAGAAGAAAATCAGGCTGGAACCTTGTCAAAGGTATCTTTAAGCAGTCGTTATTTTCTTTGGCATCAAATCAATTACGAACATTTTTATCAGCACTTGGAATTTTGTTTGGTGTCGTTTGTGTGATTTCAGTGATGGCACTGGGAGAAGGTGCAAAAAAATCCGTTGAAGAACAATTTTCTTCGTTAGGTGCCAATTTAGTCATCGTGAGAACAGGAGGTATGCGAAGTGGGGGTGTCTCACTCGAAGCAGGCACAGTCAATCGATTAGATATTGATGATGTATCCGCAGTTTCAAAAAAATTCCCAGAGGTAAAACAAATTTCAGCTGTTGTCAATGGTCGGGCACAACTCGTATTTGGAAATCGTAACTGGAACAGTTTTGTGACAGGTGCCAGTCCAAATTACGAGTCTCTTCGAAATTTAGATCCAATCGAAGGTAGATTTTTCACGGAAGAGGAAGAGAACAAAAGGGCACTCGTATGTTTGGTGGGTAATACTGTCGTGCGTGAACTGTATGAAGGTAAAAATCCAGTTGGTACTTATTTAAAAATCAATCGAGTCTCATTCCGAGTGATCGGCCAATTGCCTGAAAAGGGATCAACTGGTTATCGTGATCAAGATGATGTTGTACTCGTTCCATTGAATACAGCTATGCGAAGATTGCTCAATAAAGATGCGGTTGATAATTTAGAAATGGAATTAGATCCAAACGAATCATCAGAAAGTTTTACGAAGGCCATGAAACAATTTTTACACGAAAGACATGGCACGAACGAATCCATGGGAAATATTTACCAAGTGATGAGTATGGCTGATATCCAGTCTGCTGTTTCAGAAACAAATCAAACCATGTCAACTTTACTTGTTGCATTAGCTGCAGTTTCTCTCCTTGTTGGTGGGATTGGTATTATGAACATTATGTTAGTTTCCGTGAAAGAAAGAACTAAGGAAATCGGATTACGTAAAGCATTGGGTGCGAGAGAATCTGATATTCGTATCCAATTTTTAATGGAATCAACACTTACGAGTCTAACGGGTGGAATTGTAGGGTTGGTTTTTGGAATCCTGACGGTTCTTTTTTTACAAGAATACTTCGGTTGGACAATTGTTTTATCCTTTCCTTCCATTGGATTTGCATTTTTATTTTCCATATCGATAGGAATTCTATTCGGATGGTGGCCTTCGGAATATGCTGCCAAATTGAGTCCTATCGTGGCTTTACGATCAGAATGA